DNA sequence from the Perca flavescens isolate YP-PL-M2 chromosome 3, PFLA_1.0, whole genome shotgun sequence genome:
ATTGTTGGTGTAACATACTACGTAAAACAaaggcctctctcatcttttgTTTCCAGAGGTCCATGTGGAGCCTCATAAGAAGCAGCTCCACGTAACTCTGGCCTACAACTTCCCCACCAATCACCTCCCATCACTGGAGAAACTGGCCAAGGGCATCGAAGTCAAGTTAGGCTGTGATTGGCTAGCAGTCCTGTTCTCCCGGGACATTCGTTTTGCAAACCATGAGGTGACTAATATTCATACTAACAATGCATGCTTTGAGGTCACAGATATCTATTAACAAACAGCATCAAAACAAATTGACACATGATTATTAGTTCTAAATGTCAATAAGTCAGTAAATAATTGCCTCTGCAGACCCTGCGGGTGATGTACCCCTACTTGCCTCAGAACGAGGATGAGCTGGAGCTGGTTCCTGGCGATTTTGTCTTCATGTCTCCAGTGGATCAGGGCAGTACCAGTGAGGGCTGGGTGTACGGGACCTCGCTGGCCTCTGGGCTGTCTGGCCTGCTGCCTGAGAACTATGTCAGCCTGGCCGATGAGTCCGACACCTGGGTCTTCCATGGGTGAGCAGAGCACCTCACACCGGCACAATTAATTAAaagacaattccggcgcaataCGAACATAGGGGTTAATAACAAATGAGCACCCACTAGATCGCTCTCTGGGACTTGTTTtaatgctaatcaaatgtgtttgtagcttgaaacaagctagcgcggaccgctgattaACGCTAGTATTTGATTttgattaatgtttttttaatcaataaatGGAGATGCTGTTTCTAAATTACTTCAAACCTAGTTTGGAatttctgtactgcaatttCTTGTTACTTATTGTCCGACACATACAGCAATACCAATATATCTGCGATATCGGCTCTAAAAAGAAGCTCCAAGCAGAAACAAACcccaaataaacaaatacaccatATATCAAAAAGTTGTTTAGCTGTTGCCAATATGGACCAGTTTTTCATAATTTGCCAAAAGAATGAAATGATCTAGTTTGTACTGCATACCGGATGTCTGTTCTGCTCGTCCACCACAGCTCCCATTCATTCTTCAGCTGTGGGCCCAGCGACAAAACCAGCAAGGAGAGAGGGATGTTTGATGCGCTGCTGGACAGCCGACGCACTGACAACACCAGTCCTGGAGACACACCTTCCCTCAGTCTCATTTGTCATCCAATGCAGGTACATTTGTTTCATGACTTTTACACAAAGATTCACATGATATTGTAGCTTTGTATCTGCAGAGTGCCTTGATAGCAGTGCCTGCCAAGTTACCACAACATCCCATGTTCGATTCCAGCCTTGGGACCTTTGTTGCGTGtcatacccctctctctctctctctctctctctctctctctctctctctctctctctccctctatctgcAGTCTCTGCCAAATAAAttccacaaaaaataaaaaaaattcactaAACAATTTACTGATACCTTTTATTTGCAGCAGGTCCTGCGGATTAGTGGTAGTCACTCTAGGCAGCCCAAGCGGACACTTTTTGTCTGTCGGCACGGTGAGAGGATGGATGTGGTCTTTGGCAAACACTGGCTCTCCCTCTGCTCCGACACTAAAGGTGAGAAGTCAAAGGTATAGGTAGACAAGAGgaataagtaaaagtactgcacaTTAAAGAAACCACCGTCCATTTGACAATGTGTGCTTTGTTGTTCTGCAGGTAGATATGTACGTTCCAATCTGAACATGCCTCCCAGTTTGCCGCTGTGGGGAGGACAGAGAGATTACGACATGGACGCTCCCATCACTGTGTTTGGATCCACACAGGCTCGAATAGTGGGTACGTCACCAATATAGATCTAAATGATGCACTACGTCTGGTGTCAGAGCACTAAATGGCAGCCTGTCATTTTGTTTATGAAATGTGTGTGCTTAATATTTGCTTTGTCAGGTGAGGCCCTATTAGAGAGTAACACAGTGATAGACTTTGTGTactgctctccctctctgcgATGTGTTCAGACTGCACAGAACATCCTGAAAGGTAAGAAGAGTCTCCTCGAAAAAATATCATGGATGGGTGATGCTCCAACATTCACTCATCAAATTTAGCGTGATTTGGATGTAATGGGGGTCCCACAAAGAACCCATGTTTTTCCAATGAATTGTGTTTATGTAAACAGGTCTGCAACAGGACGGTAAGCTGAAGGTGCGAGTGGAACCGGGGCTTTTTGAATGGACCAAGTGGGTTTCTGGGAACTCCCTGCCTGCATGGATACCTCCCACTGACCTGGCTGCGGCCCACTTCAGTGTGGACACAACATACAGGTAACACTTACAAGGCAGAACACACCCGGTTCAACTAATACAATTTAATGCAAGTTATTAATCATGTAAACATATTTATCATCTGCAAAACTTCTCATCTACTTGATGCCTAGATGTTTGCGTACCAGAAATGCcaatttattgtattatttggCATCTTTGGCTCAAGCATCTTGAAGAGTTGTGTGTTATGTAAACCAATTGTTTCCAAACAAACCAAAAGTTCATATTTTATGTTGCATTTGTTGGGAAATGTGTAGCATTCACATGATCATTCACAAAGGCGATGGTCTGACTCTCTTTGAGCTGCCTGGCTTAACTGAACCTAACATGGGTGATCCAGGATAATAACAGGTATCATGAAGCTGGTTATTAACTGGCTCTGAATTACATGTATTGTCAACAGAAGCATGTACATGGAGTACTTATTATGACACACAATTTTGCCGTGATACCCACAAGGGAAATTAGGTTATAAAAGCCCCTGATCATTGACTGTGGGCTTTTTGGTTGGACTGCAGCAAAACAGGGGCCAGCCCAATAAACCTGAAAGTCTGTCACTAAGTGAGTGGTCAGTGGAGTTTCCCCATTGAGCGTTGATATTTTCAAATGAAACGATGCaacagtgtttccgctggtgaCGTCTTTGCCTCTGCGAATAATCATCTGATCCACTTTCTCAATACAAATGCGGTCGTTGTTTCTACGCAACGTGTTTGTTACCCTTCCTGCAAACCCTCGACCCAAAAAGCCTCATTTGAGCAATTTAGGGCAAGCTCTAAAATATCACTATTTTTGGTgccactcttttttttctgtataaatTTCTGTtttcgtgtctgtgtgtctcaaACATGCAGTGTTTCAACAACCTAGttctattttttaaagattatttttgggtttttccttttattagatagtgacagtggatagacaggaaagggggagagagatggggaatgacacacagcaaagggcagcaggtcagatttgaacctgcaccgctgcaaaggactcagcctataTGGGGcacacactcttactgggtgaacTAGAGGCCACCCCAACAAAGTAACATTTATTACACAATAACACTTTAGATGAGTAATCCATAACAACAAATTGTTGAAAATAACATGATTGTAATGTTGATTTTAAATTAAAGCAGTCCTTAATTAATCACTCAAACATAGCTTAACCATGGCATGTGATGTGCTACTTCAGTACACTGTGAGAACAAATATTACTGGGATAACAGAAAATTGCAGATGAACGTTTAATATCCATACCTTCATGTTAAGATTTGGCCACAATTAAGCACTTTTAACCATACACAGTCCAGCCATATAGGTTTCCACCTAGTCTTGTTTCATTATAAATCCTTTGTTTGCTTTTTGCAATTTTTCTGATTGCCTCTCcaaacaaaatggtaaaatccTGAACCCCCTTCCCAgttcttcctctgtgtgtgtagtgtgatGATCCACACAATATTTAGTGCATACACTgaatacattcacagaaaacaacCCCAGACACCCCCAAACTACAGTGCACTTCCAACAAATGCCTCAAGTTGTATAGTTTTATAAAACAACTTCCAACACAATTTTTTATATGTGCCATAAGCTTTGTAATATTTGGTGTTTGCCTCCATATAGACCTCTGATGCCAGTCAGCAAGCTCACTGTGTCTGAATCCTATGAGAACTACATGAGCCGGAGTTACCAAGTGACCAAAGATATCCTGTCAGACTGCAAAAACACTGGTAAGAGACACACTGCAGAGCATTTGGAGCATCTGGAGCATCTGGAAGAGGTTGTTGAGCCTGTGGAGGTGAACTTTTCCATCATTGttttacatgtgtgtttgtccaCTGCTGATGTTGCATCCTGCCTGGGTTCCAACTCTCCGTAGGAAACAACGTGCTGATTGTTGCCCACGCTTCTTCCTTAGAGGCTTGCACACGCCAGCTGCAGGGCCGCGGCCCACAAAGCGCCAAGGACTTCATCCAAGTAGTCCGAAAGGTCTGTTATGTATATCTTTCTATAGTGTATCTgaatgtttttacttttctaCATCCCACTTTCCTATCCATCCATCATTACTTCCATCTGGTTTCTTTAGTTCCTCTCCCTATGGCCATTGTGGCTGGAAGTGCAAATACACCAGTACACACCTTAAACTGCAGAGATGAAAGGAATCCATGtgtataaatgaaaaaaagaagaagaaaaaatttaCTTAAACCAAGTTGttcaaatgttcaaaaaaaaattgttttatttaccTGAGCAGTAGACTGAATCTCAAAATGGAAGCTGCTTTTTTTAGTGAATCTTTAACACCAAAAGACATCAGAAGCATGTTTGGATACTAAAGAATgtcatgtattttgtgtaaggAAACAAAAGATAATGTTGCATTCCCACATTGTAGGAAATAAATAACCAATCTCAATGGATTAATGCGTACACGTGCAACAACATAAAAGTTATATTACTAGCCATGGTTTATACCACTAAAAATCTGCTCTATTTAAGACATGTCTTATGTGACTGAAAGCACATATTACAATTAGTGCCAAACTCCAGCTTGTTTAGTTCGACCACTTTGACCTGACTTGATAAACAAGGAGGCAACTGATCCCTTGTCCCATGCTTGTTCTCGCATGCTCACAACTAGTGGCATACAGTCGTGTTTGTGGTGTTCGTGGATTCCTACCAGACTAAACTCCCTCTAAAGAAGTTATCCAAATTAGTGTCTGTATCCTGAAACAGGAAAGAATAAGGGACACTAGTATTCTGAAAAAGTTGATTTGCATTGAAAACAGGTTGAAATAGTCCTTCTTAATTTCTCAGATTTTATAAGATAATGAAACATAAAGGACTGAAATgacttaattttatttttttaatcatgttttagaagttttgaatgtaaaatattaatcaGCAAAGTAACTAGCGGCCAGATAAAAGTGGTGGCGTATTTCCCTCTAAAATCtagtaaagtaaaatataaagtagcatgGAATTGAAATACTTAGAACTTAATCagttaagtacaagtacctcaaaactgtATGTAAGTAgtatgaaatatattttgaatttctttcttttacaatCACTGTCCTTAACCAACACTATGATGATGAGGCCTTAATATATTACCATACAACATTTTTGATTGGATTCCATATGATTATGTACCATTATTACTGTAAATCATTATTACTGTAATTTTAGGAATACTAGTAATAGCTGTATTAGTTGTATTTACCAATGGACCACGATCTAAATTTTCAGAGGATTTCCACCCTGATGGAATTGTATTGGCCAAATTTAGAAAAAAGTACACCTAATAAGAAATAAGCTTTACAAAAAGCAAATCCACTCCTGGTAACCTAGACAATATTAAAACCTTCTATCATAATTTTCGTGTGATGAAACAATGTTATTGTTCATGCCACAAGCTGGCTGCAGAGTGCAAAATGTCAAATGAGCCACAAATATATGAGCCTTAAATAGCATAACAACCGTAAACATATCGCTCACATAACCACAGCATGAATGAACTAAAGGCAGAAAGAGAATCATATTGAAACACAGACAGCAGCCGAATGATGTGTAGCTTCTTGTGTCATTTCCTTAAATTTCTTCTCAAACTAATGATTAATTCCTCTGCTTGGTCCTTAGATCCCCTACCTGGGCTTCTGCTCGTGTGAGGAGCAGGGAGACACGGGGGTTTGGCAGTTAGTGGACCCTCCCATCCTCCCCCTCACACATGGACCAAACCACTCCTTTGACTGGCGGGAGACACTTCTGCAAGAATGACATCTGATCTGATCTCTGTCCAACCTGTTGATACTGTGCTCCCTCCCACTGACTGCTGTAACACGTTTCAGACCAGTGCCCCCAAAATACTGGAACCTTTCTCTTTTCAGCTTCTTTACACAGCTGGTGGCTTAGCAGTGACGGCCTGAAGAAGCTTCCTGCCTGAACATGAGGAGCCCACAGTCCCAGCCGGGGAATGGTTGGTGAACTGACTGACTCTGAGGCTGTTTTCAACAATAATTGTCCAATCTCAAATGTCTTTGCATTGTTATGTTGATTGAGGGAGACGTTAGTTTGGGCACTGTGGGTGTTAGCTGCACTGTGTGGGAGAGCTCTCACTGACTGAAATCCAGCTGGACTATGTGTAGACATTGTCATCTCAGTCTCAAAAAATTTTGTGAAATTAGCACATTTTATAACATATAACAGTGTGCTTTTTGTGTGACTAGTAGGAAAAATAATTTCTTACCAACAGGAATGTTGAACATTAAGAAACAGAACTATTGGTAGAAAAGTGACACTGAAGTAATGCCATAAAAAGCAAAAGCGCAGAAGTCGAGATTTTAGCTATCTGTATTTTCAGCTAGGATGACTCAGGTTTTATATTTAACTCGTCAGTTAAGttaattttcaatgaaaaatgtCAGCTAACGTCTGCCAAAAAGTTTTAGTTCCCTAAATAGGAACTTTATAACTCTAAACTCTAATTGGTTTACTTGCCTAaatgtagctagctaatgttaaacaTAAGCTGTGTCCGACCACACTCAGCAGGTCATTGTTTTAATATGTTAAcattagccgctttccgaccaagtagcaATTGTCAATTCAGGCATCAATTtccgcaagactgcctatattcgaaatctaaacagttcatttctcgcctaaaacgttgtcagaagtgaatttagtgatgaataagatggcgaaaactgttaaaattgtcccgttgttggtctgtctgtaccggaaacccGACCCTCTTTGACCAAGGTCcctatgctgaaaagggaaAAGTGGAAAGCATTTTTGATTTGGGTAAGATCATGGCAGTTTTTATTAGCCAAAGTTATATGAAGAATCGATTAGAGTACTGTAGggttgacacattttttttgaagCCAACTGGCAAGTAGGCCTAAGCATCACCCTGGTTTGCATGACTGCAACGTCACCACCGCGAGCTTCAAACTGATTTTGCGTGTTCGGTGTGATGACGTTGACCAACCTCTGTAGTTTTATTTAGCCAATTGTTAGCAACCGCTTTTGAGTGTGGTATTTACCGACGTGTTTTATGTCGTAGGACAATTCTCATAACCACAGACCTTATTTCAGGCATCTAACCAAAAAAACCATTCTAAAAACCTATTGACTTTGAGACAAGGGAACCGGAAGTGCAACAATGCTAACTCATTTCAAGGTTTTAGGACTCATTTCTGTAATATAACAAAGTTGTCTCAGCATGTGTTTTTTGGGGGTGTAATGCACATTACAGCCTTAAGGGGCTGCTAGAGTGGCCATAGACTTTTAGTTGCGTTAAAAACTGGCAGTTGTAGGTTGACTTTTAGGCCAATCATAACTTATAGTTTGCATAATATGTGTCCACTATATCTGATTTGCATTTGAGTTTGTGCTTAGTTCACAAAATTGAATGAGACTGTTGAGAATTTGTAAAGAAAGAGTGTCATTTCATAACAGCACTGCTCTCCTACACAGACCCCAGCAGCATTTCACCATATATTTGCCCTGCTTGCCCTACTTCAGTGGCTGAGGGAAAACATATCAGTGCTGGCTTCAAGGCTTCATCAGGGACTTTTCCTGATGCTACCCACATGTTGTCTCTATGTTGGTAGCACATCCAGTACAGCAGTGTCTTCTGCTATTCATGTagtgtatgtaaaaaaaaaaaaaaaaactataacagcacAACCTGCACTATTGACAATCATACAGTAGCTTCTTGATTCTGGTCAAGCACATTTTTAGTGTGCGTTTGTTAAATGTTGTTCAAGGTTTCAGAGTAGCTGTATATAATCATATTTTGAAAAATAGTCTTCcagttgcatttttttatttatttataaacagtgttgggcaagttacttccaaaatgtaatacattatagattactagttactgtcatttgagagtaattagttatattacaatattactgtctctgaattgtaatgcgttacactacttttgcattacttttgagttactttcaccaaaataacagcggaagtttgacttggcagctagcttgtgaatttcaccactggatcaataaagtctcatctttatccactttaatacatcacagattattcataatattttgtataattaatatgaatatgcaaagtaactaaagctataaaaaatagataagtaaaagtacaataggcaagtaggagaaaatgaaaatactcaattaaaagtaccttacagttgtattgaagtagactacggcattgttgtaaaatgtttgtttaaagcacttgaataagaattcaattatagtgtgattaaaactcactatttaaattatttacagtacttgatttacagctgatatgtgaaaaggtccacaaccttatttgtttaacagtaatttagttttactgcgaaccgtcacaggaagtgcttttattttgaagtagcctacacggaagttgtcggttgtgtaccttgtgtactcttgctagcttactgagatgcaaCTGTTATGCATGTTGTTGATGCAACAAATACTTTCTATGGATGCAACCTATGgatgcaacatgtccgtcaagctaagttgctcactttcttgtttgtaaaactgcatctgtaataattattaccgttcatgacagaaacatattgaacagtaaatggtcacagtaaaagacaagcgtttttggtcgtcaagccattccactacaggcatagttactctccacggctgataaactgcaatgatttacgtgtaacaacctaaacattaattcccgacatgtttaaatctgtcagcggctcggacacactgctgtccgcgctgacgtaccgtcacctgttgggacacaggtgttatgaaataatactcacggcttttttttcctgtgaacaaatgcttcgcggtgttgggaaattcttaaaaaatgttgcgttaaaatgtgttgtaacTCGCGTTGCTGAGATTTCAAAgggtaataatattaccgaaatttaattagtaatgcgttatattactgcgttacagcaaaaaggaatacattagtgtaattgcgttacttttgtaacgcgttactcccaacactgtttATAAACCCTTCTTTCAGATGTTACAAGCAAAAATATTAACAGCATGCAAGAATATATGCTCGGTATCTCAGGTGTTGACTGCATTTAAGACATACAGTACGTATATGCAGCTTTGAAAACCTTGATTGAATGACTGTGTCTTTGTGAGAGCCTGTTGGAATTAAAGTGATGTCCCCTGATGTACTGCCTGCCCACTCGTCGCTGCAgatgaaaaagaagaagctgtAAGTCAGTTGTAAACAGTTCGCTCAGGCTGAGCACATCGCTCACTTATTTAGACATCATAAAGAAGCAAAAAAATGAAAGATAAATTGTGTCCCATTTCATTGCCCGCCTTTTTGTAGCTTCACAATGAAAGACTAAATACAGTACCGTATGTCATGATTAGGTAAGGCTCATGCTAAAAGATCACCATGACATCTTGGAGGATCCTGCGTGCACCACTGACTTTTATAATTCCGTATTTCTCCACCTGATATGTATTCTCAATAGTGAGAAGAGGGCTTTGAAATTGCATTTAGACATTGTGGTTGTTAAATTGTAAGTCAACAATGTGTAAGGAAATGAGTTCAACACATTTGTTAGACGTTAACTACAGTATACGTACACACAATGCATTTTGGATAgtaacacaaaatataaatataacttttgtttgtttacaaggaaactccacagggaaccttaatacaaaaacatgagattgatatcaatcttctcagTAAAGTCTCAGCTAATATATGCATATTTCgaagaagaaaaatgtcaaaccaTAAATGTAAAGAGGATTCTGAGCACTTCACACTACCCTTTGCTAAATATCGAAAAGGAGAGGCTGTAGCTATTTGAACACAACATTCCTCCCATGACTGCAGCACAACTTGAGTCGGTCCTGCTCTCCTCACTGCAACATTATTGAAATCTGTCCATTTTGGAAATCTTCACTGGGAAACAAAAGCCTTATAGAATCCTCATCTTTAACTTCATTCAGGGAAAACACATTAATTCAGGGACATCAAAGATTTGATTTGATCCTTGTGTCTGTGTAGTCAATCtactcaatttgtgaaaaaacaacaacagagagctcAAAACAGCCATCTTAACATCTTCCTTATTTTTTGGATCTGCAGACCATTACCAGTTAtatcattaaattaatttaaatggcTGTATTGAAACTTTCAAATGCTTTGCTGACAGGGATGCAATAATGCAGGTGTTACAGAAATATGAAAAGGTTTTCTCTTGAATTAAATGTCATTTTCATCACAACAAACTGGAGCAGCATTTATTGTATTAAAGAGTTACAAACCAGAAGAGAGCATGTGTAAGAGGAAGAAGCCATGTTGTTCctgttgtctttatttattgCCTGAATATATCACCAAACATGTACAGCAATTAACTTAAAGTTACTTCTTTTGAAATCTATATTTgttgatttgtaatttaagatGAAGTGTGTCTGTAGGCTTCATGTATGTTATTTCCGTTCTGAATGTATCTTCTGTTGTGATGTGAAGCATTGAGTTAAAGAGAACAGTTGTCCCTTTTAAAAAGCTcttatattttcatattttgaatGCCATTGACATGACATGCCATTCTATGATATGTGTGACAGTGttcatttggttttgttttgattgaacataaaataaaagcatttttcttttctccataGCAATAACATTATAAAACAACAGGTGCAAAGTTAGTTTGCACCTACGCTGCAAATACTGTAAAGGAGTACAAATCCAataaaggtcgacctccttttGGTTTAGATTTGTGAACATATCCAGAATGACAGTTGCAGTAAAGCACAACTGACCTGTGAAAACTCTATTTCTAATACTGGATAATACCAGAAGGTTATTGTCATCCAGAGGAATGGTTTTGAGCCCAGCACTGCTGCTACAGCTCACACAAACATGTACAAGTGTGGAAACCTTTTTTCCCTCTCTGCTAAAATCCCACACCTTCTATGACATCAGCGTTGTGAAGCCTGGATGGAAGAGGGTGCCAAGATGGCAGGCAGGATTCACAAAAAGGTGAAGGTTGGCCAACAAAACTTCAAAAAGGCAAAAATGGAATATAAAAACCATGGACAACATGTGACAGCCCCATCACTATTGTAGGAATTAAGGATGTTATTAACACATTTTTACTGAACAAATGTGGGTATTTTCATAGCTGGAGATGTCATTTCTCTGAGCCAGCTAGCAGATTAAACTCTCTCTCTACAAGGTAAAGCTCAAATCCATAACACAGTCAGGCTTTCAATGACATAATCTTGTAGCTGCTTCTGGTCTTAAACTTCCAAATGTGAAGGCCTACAATTATCAATCAACTTATCTGTGGACACTCATTGTTCCTTCAGCcgcaaaaaaatataaaactataaCTCAGTCAAACCTTTTGATGTGACCTTGATTACTTTATAAAcagtaatatacagtaaatataccAATGAAATGAAAATTTTGTCAATGGAATTTCTTCATTAGCAAAATCCCATATATGCAATCAACCTAACAGTGACTTTACTCTCATCAAGTCTTACCTAAACTCTTACCTGCGGACAAACTCCAAAGCTGTGAAAACAAGAGTCTTATGTACTGAATGTcatttgtaatttttgttttgttttgctgtaCTTATTTCCTTTTACTAGATCAATTACTTGTGTACTACCTCAAGCCTACAAACCCTAGTTACTATTTTTGGAATGGTAACCTGTTGTGAGTTCCATTTCGTAAATGTGTTGTTAAAATTCCAATTGAattgtttaaatttaaaatataaatggaTTGCAGCAGAACTGAGGGAGGCCTCCTCTCCTGAGAACTTGCTAAGAAGAGGGAGGTCATCCTG
Encoded proteins:
- the ubash3bb gene encoding ubiquitin associated and SH3 domain containing Bb isoform X1, with amino-acid sequence MAAKEDLYSKILPRRLRQNRSGSVKCGSNLDVLLSMGFPRPRALKALVSTGGRSVQAACDWLFSHVDDPFLDDPLPREFVLYLRPSGPLQNQLSHFWQQSRVTCGKNKAHNIFPHITLCQFFMCADHQVEALCEALQASVQQWRGRFPSPLPLELYTSSNFIGLFVEEQVADILRQFATDFATEAARTAEVHVEPHKKQLHVTLAYNFPTNHLPSLEKLAKGIEVKLGCDWLAVLFSRDIRFANHETLRVMYPYLPQNEDELELVPGDFVFMSPVDQGSTSEGWVYGTSLASGLSGLLPENYVSLADESDTWVFHGSHSFFSCGPSDKTSKERGMFDALLDSRRTDNTSPGDTPSLSLICHPMQQVLRISGSHSRQPKRTLFVCRHGERMDVVFGKHWLSLCSDTKGRYVRSNLNMPPSLPLWGGQRDYDMDAPITVFGSTQARIVGEALLESNTVIDFVYCSPSLRCVQTAQNILKGLQQDGKLKVRVEPGLFEWTKWVSGNSLPAWIPPTDLAAAHFSVDTTYRPLMPVSKLTVSESYENYMSRSYQVTKDILSDCKNTGNNVLIVAHASSLEACTRQLQGRGPQSAKDFIQVVRKIPYLGFCSCEEQGDTGVWQLVDPPILPLTHGPNHSFDWRETLLQE
- the ubash3bb gene encoding ubiquitin associated and SH3 domain containing Bb isoform X2, with the protein product MAAKEDLYSKILPRRLRQNRSGSVKCGSNLDVLLSMGFPRPRALKALVSTGGRSVQAACDWLFSHVDDPFLDDPLPREFVLYLRPSGPLQNQLSHFWQQSRVTCGKNKAHNIFPHITLCQFFMCADHQVEALCEALQASVQQWRGRFPSPLPLELYTSSNFIGLFVEEQVADILRQFATDFATEAARTAEVHVEPHKKQLHVTLAYNFPTNHLPSLEKLAKGIEVKLGCDWLAVLFSRDIRFANHETLRVMYPYLPQNEDELELVPGDFVFMSPVDQGSTSEGWVYGTSLASGLSGLLPENYVSLADESDTWVFHGSHSFFSCGPSDKTSKERGMFDALLDSRRTDNTSPGDTPSLSLICHPMQVLRISGSHSRQPKRTLFVCRHGERMDVVFGKHWLSLCSDTKGRYVRSNLNMPPSLPLWGGQRDYDMDAPITVFGSTQARIVGEALLESNTVIDFVYCSPSLRCVQTAQNILKGLQQDGKLKVRVEPGLFEWTKWVSGNSLPAWIPPTDLAAAHFSVDTTYRPLMPVSKLTVSESYENYMSRSYQVTKDILSDCKNTGNNVLIVAHASSLEACTRQLQGRGPQSAKDFIQVVRKIPYLGFCSCEEQGDTGVWQLVDPPILPLTHGPNHSFDWRETLLQE